In Terriglobia bacterium, the following are encoded in one genomic region:
- the coaD gene encoding pantetheine-phosphate adenylyltransferase: MTTAIYPGSFDPLTFGHVDVVERSARLFDNVIVSILTNAQKAPLFTVEERIQIMNEILKPRFKNVEVDVFHGLLVDYAKQKKAQVIVRGIRAVTDYEYEFQMALMNRRLAPEIETVFMMPAENYSYLSSRLVKEIAELGGSVKGLVPDIVENRLKQRFKKEKE; this comes from the coding sequence CCGCGATCTATCCCGGCTCATTCGATCCGCTGACGTTCGGCCATGTCGATGTCGTCGAGCGCAGCGCCCGCTTGTTCGATAATGTCATTGTGTCGATTCTGACCAATGCGCAGAAAGCGCCGCTCTTCACCGTCGAAGAACGCATTCAGATCATGAATGAGATTCTGAAGCCGCGTTTTAAAAACGTGGAAGTCGATGTATTTCATGGTCTGCTGGTGGACTATGCCAAACAGAAAAAGGCTCAGGTCATCGTCCGGGGAATCCGTGCAGTCACGGACTATGAATACGAGTTTCAAATGGCGCTGATGAACCGCCGTCTGGCGCCGGAAATCGAGACTGTGTTTATGATGCCGGCCGAGAATTACTCGTATCTCAGCTCGAGGCTCGTGAAGGAAATTGCGGAGCTGGGTGGATCGGTCAAGGGGCTGGTTCCGGACATCGTAGAGAACCGTTTGAAACAGAGATTCAAGAAAGAGAAAGAATAA